Part of the Candidatus Omnitrophota bacterium genome is shown below.
AAGAACCTGGACACTTGATTCAGCGGGTTCTTCCGAAAATCCGGTTTGTACTGGTACTTGTTATTAGCAGAATATGTGTAATAGATCCGGTTTTAGTTTAGTTGAGATAATTGTGGCCTTAGTTGTATTTGCGTTAGTGATCGTGGGGCTGCTTGGTCTTTTTGTCGCCGGAGGCAAAAATATAATCCATGCCCGCGAACGCATGACCAGCGCTGAATTAGGCAAGTTATTTATTGATTCCCTCCAAATGGATGTGCGCCAGGATACTTGGGACTTAGGCCAGGCAAGCAATGCTCTTACAGTAGGTACTACATATTGTGATAGTGTTGGCGGACACACGCAAAATAAAGATTGTCCTACAGCGGCCCAGCGAAAAGTTAATAATCGGGATTTTTCTGCCCAATACGTAATCGATGGTGTCAGCGGTACCGACTTACGCCTGGTAACCACAACAATTACCTGGAATGAACCATCCCCTTAATACTGTTAAATCCATAACTCTGGTGGAGTTGCTGATCAGTATCATTATTGTTACAATAATGATACTGAGTTTTTATAGCCTGGAAACATTTACTCAAGGGCAGGTGATTAATTCAGATAGAAGGGCAAAGGTCCAGAATCAGCTCGCTTATGCTTTGGAGCATATGAGTAAATATGTTCAGCAGGCCCAAGGAAATTTAACGAGGCCGCCGATCGAATATTTCCCCGCCGGCAATCCGGATGGTTTTCGTGTTTGGGTTGATTTCAACCAAACTCCTTGGGATCTAACCGATGATTCTTGGGTTAGGTACCAGATTAATGGTAACACCATTACGGCAAGTTGCGGAGGCGGTAGTTGTCCAGCTTCCTTTA
Proteins encoded:
- a CDS encoding prepilin-type N-terminal cleavage/methylation domain-containing protein — its product is MCNRSGFSLVEIIVALVVFALVIVGLLGLFVAGGKNIIHARERMTSAELGKLFIDSLQMDVRQDTWDLGQASNALTVGTTYCDSVGGHTQNKDCPTAAQRKVNNRDFSAQYVIDGVSGTDLRLVTTTITWNEPSP